The Cloeon dipterum chromosome X, ieCloDipt1.1, whole genome shotgun sequence genome includes a window with the following:
- the LOC135946038 gene encoding solute carrier family 41 member 1-like, translating to MVATEFAGGKHESYDNAGVDLEIGMDIEPQLPPVAFVPPEQPDTYGSLVSVMPSDPPTGFQNYKTESCWSTTLQVSVPFFIAGIGTIGAGLMLGMVSQWEVFKEVSELFILVPALLGLKGNLDMCLASRLSTQVNIGNMVSAKDIWSQILGNVALVQVQSIIAAFIVAIFAVCIGIVMNGSFEWKHGLLLAAAGIITATSSCFFLDFVMIAVIMISHKLRVNPDNIATPLAASFGDVVSITVLANVAKFLFKYHDSLLYVTPGVLVGYLLLLPLWIFIVIKQKHTKHVLTTGWTPVLSALFISGLGGLVLGSVATLFPGFVVFQPIINGIGGNLVSVQTSRISTFLHKTVHLGELPSYATKLIISPIAVLFHGTPQAKIARILLFMAIPGHLIFAYVADYIFNGQSTVSVIFMATYLFVSVLQVAILLYCAHILVHFVWRRKIDPDSSTIPYLTALGDLLGSGILALAFLFLRSIHRDYTPVEL from the exons ATGGTGGCGACAGAGTTTGCAGGAGGAAAGCACGAAAGCTACGACAACGCTGGCGTCGACCTGGAGATCGGCATGGACATTGAGCCGCAGCTGCCCCCGGTGGCGTTTGTGCCGCCAGAGCAGCCGGACACGTACGGTTCGCTGGTTTCAGTGATGCCAAGTGACCCACCGACCGGCTTCCAGAACTACAAAACCGAGAGTTGCTGGAGCACCACCCTGCAGGTGTCGGTGCCCTTCTTTATTGCAGGCATCGGCACCATTGGTGCAGGACTCATGCTCGGAATGGTTTCG CAATGGGAGGTGTTTAAGGAAGTGTCGGAGTTATTCATCCTGGTGCCAGCCCTGCTCGGTCTCAAGGGCAACTTGGACATGTGCCTCGCTTCTCGTCTCTCCACCCAGGTCAACATCGGGAATATGGTCAGCGCCAAGGATATTTGGTCGCAGATCCTTGGGAACGTTGCGCTTGTCCAG GTCCAATCCATCATAGCTGCATTTATTGTGGCCATTTTCGCCGTTTGCATAGGAATAGTCATGAATGGTTCCTTCGAGTGGAAGCACGGCCTCCTTTTGGCGGCGGCTGGGATCATTACAGCCACCTCATCCTGCTTTTTCCTCG ACTTTGTGATGATAGCTGTGATTATGATTTCCCACAAACTGCGGGTAAACCCTGACAACATAGCTACCCCTCTGGCTGCCAGCTTCGGGGACGTCGTCTCCATTACTGTGTTGGCAAATGTGGCCAAGTTCCTATTTAAATATCACG attCTCTGCTGTACGTGACGCCTGGTGTTCTGGTTGGCTACCTGCTTCTCCTGCCACTTTGGATTTTCATTGTTATCAAGCAAAAACACACAAAGCACGTGCTCACCACAGGCTGGACGCCCGTGCTCTCAGCTCTCTTCATCTCCGG TCTGGGAGGTCTGGTATTGGGCTCGGTGGCTACCCTCTTCCCTGGATTCGTTGTGTTCCAACCCATCATCAACGGCATCGGCGGCAACCTTGTGTCAGTTCAAACCAGCCGAATCTCCACGTTCCTGCACAAGACGGTCCATTTGGGCGAACTTCCGTCTTACGCCACCAAACTCATCATCAGCCCGATTGCAGTTCTCTTCCATGGAA CTCCACAGGCGAAAATTGCAAGAATTCTACTTTTTATGGCTATTCCTGGACACCTCATCTTTGCCTATGTTGCCGACTACATTTTCAACGGACAGTCCACAGTTAGCGTCATCTTCATGGCGACATACTTGTTTGTCAGTGTGCTGCAG GTTGCAATTTTGCTGTACTGCGCTCACATTTTGGTGCACTTTGTCTGGAGGAGGAAAATCGACCCTGACAGCTCGACCATCCCCTACCTGACCGCCTTAGGAGACCTTTTGGGCTCTGGCATTCTCGCCCTGGCGTTCCTCTTTCTACGCAGCATCCACCGTGACTACACGCCAGTGGAGCTATAG